A genomic window from Exiguobacterium acetylicum DSM 20416 includes:
- a CDS encoding MFS transporter: MQNNTLILSTLLLNLFIAFLGIGLVIPVTPTIMNELNISGATVGYMVSAFAFAQLILSPLAGRAVDKYGRKPMIIIGLFIFSMSELLFGLGQSVEVLFASRILGGVSAAFIMPAVTAFIADITTNETRPKALGYMSAAISTGFIIGPGIGGFLADLGSRTPFFFAAAFGLTAMVLSVFTLKEPERHYETTTVKQQTGFRKVFSPLYFIAFLVLLISSFGLASFESLFALFVDRKFGFTAKDIALAISLGAIVGVIVQVGLFDRLTRWFGEIRLIRYSLIGSTLLVVLMTFVTNYLSIILVTMVVFVGFDLMRPAVTTYLSKIAGNEQGFVGGMNSMFTSIGNILGPIVGGLLFDVNLNYPFYFATAMLAVGIFLTYFWRAPRAEATKADRLSS; this comes from the coding sequence ATGCAAAACAATACATTGATTTTAAGTACACTCCTGCTCAACTTATTCATCGCCTTTTTAGGCATTGGACTCGTCATTCCTGTCACACCGACAATCATGAACGAGTTGAACATTTCCGGGGCGACGGTCGGTTACATGGTTTCCGCCTTCGCCTTTGCGCAACTGATTCTTTCACCACTCGCGGGACGTGCCGTCGACAAGTACGGACGTAAACCGATGATCATCATTGGTTTGTTCATCTTCAGTATGTCCGAGCTCTTATTCGGTCTCGGTCAAAGTGTCGAAGTCCTGTTCGCGTCTCGGATCCTCGGTGGTGTCAGTGCGGCTTTCATCATGCCAGCCGTCACGGCATTCATCGCTGACATCACAACGAACGAGACTCGTCCAAAAGCGCTCGGATATATGTCTGCTGCCATCTCGACTGGTTTCATCATCGGACCAGGGATTGGTGGGTTCCTCGCTGACCTCGGTTCGCGGACACCGTTCTTCTTTGCTGCTGCGTTCGGTTTAACAGCGATGGTGTTATCCGTCTTTACGCTTAAAGAACCGGAACGTCACTACGAGACAACGACGGTCAAACAACAGACGGGTTTCCGGAAAGTCTTCAGCCCGCTCTATTTCATCGCTTTTCTTGTCCTGTTGATCTCATCGTTCGGTCTCGCCTCGTTCGAGTCGTTATTCGCCTTGTTCGTCGACCGGAAGTTCGGCTTCACAGCGAAGGACATTGCGCTTGCGATTTCTCTCGGTGCGATCGTCGGCGTCATCGTCCAAGTCGGACTGTTCGATCGTTTGACACGCTGGTTCGGTGAGATTCGCTTGATCCGGTACAGCTTGATCGGTTCGACACTGCTCGTCGTCTTGATGACGTTCGTGACGAACTATCTCTCGATCATTCTCGTGACGATGGTCGTCTTCGTCGGTTTCGACTTGATGCGCCCCGCTGTCACGACCTATCTTTCGAAGATTGCCGGAAATGAACAGGGATTCGTCGGCGGAATGAACTCGATGTTTACGAGCATCGGCAACATTCTCGGACCGATCGTTGGTGGACTACTCTTTGACGTCAATTTGAACTATCCGTTCTATTTTGCGACAGCCATGCTCGCAGTCGGTATTTTCCTGACGTATTTCTGGCGTGCACCACGCGCTGAAGCCACCAAAGCAGATCGATTGTCTTCTTAA
- a CDS encoding TetR/AcrR family transcriptional regulator, translated as MIHLKAQQLLQTSIHHFASHGYEGASLQEIATEVGIKKPSIYAHYKGKDDLFLQATTYALQEQKRRFATYFTSTRQQPLEQSLHGFFDWFISEQQDDILMRFILRAAYFPPEKLEQEMTDRFNPFFDSLHDLLTRLLRERDRTEQILFSTDYKSAALAYLTVAEGTLTELVYNGVDAFHARQQAVWPIVWRGMSKTI; from the coding sequence GTGATTCATCTGAAAGCCCAACAATTGTTACAGACGAGCATCCATCATTTTGCTTCGCACGGCTATGAAGGGGCATCGTTGCAAGAGATCGCGACAGAGGTTGGCATAAAAAAGCCATCGATCTATGCGCACTATAAAGGGAAGGACGACCTGTTCCTGCAAGCGACGACGTACGCCTTGCAAGAACAAAAGCGCCGCTTTGCGACGTATTTCACGAGTACGCGGCAGCAGCCGCTCGAGCAATCGCTGCACGGCTTCTTCGATTGGTTCATTTCGGAACAGCAAGACGATATCCTGATGCGATTCATCCTTCGGGCTGCCTATTTTCCACCGGAGAAGCTCGAACAAGAGATGACGGACCGTTTCAATCCGTTTTTCGATTCATTGCACGATCTATTGACGCGATTACTACGCGAACGAGACCGAACAGAACAGATTCTCTTTTCGACGGATTACAAAAGTGCCGCTCTCGCCTATTTGACGGTTGCTGAAGGTACGCTGACGGAACTCGTCTACAACGGTGTCGACGCGTTTCACGCTCGACAGCAAGCTGTCTGGCCGATCGTCTGGCGCGGTATGTCAAAAACGATTTAA
- a CDS encoding hemolysin family protein, whose protein sequence is MDIVLTLNLLLLVVLIGLTAFFVGSEFAVVKVRMSRLDQMVQEGKKGAVLAKKVAGDLDYYLSACQLGITITALGLGALGKPTVEKLLTPVFDELGVAVALSTILSYSIAFIFVTFLHVVIGELAPKTLAIQYAERMTLLLAPSLYVFGKVMYPFIWIMNGSARVLLRMFGVKPAGHEQAHSEEELKIIMAQSFQSGEINQSELALMQNVFAFDERVTRDIMVPRMNMMVISDEMSWENLLQTMSDNPYTRYPVSEGTDKDRISGYINVKEVLAHHAVQDERELASFLKPLPVVSELTPLQETLLKMKQTRSHIALVIDEYGGTSGLITMEDILEEIVGDIRDEFDEAEQAEIEQLPDGSYRLAGTVLLVEIEERFGLRFTEAEAVDTIGGYIQSRTAAFEEGTIVTDEAFTLEILRSAQYQIQDVKLTLPSS, encoded by the coding sequence TTGGACATCGTCTTAACACTGAATTTGTTGTTGCTCGTCGTATTGATTGGTTTGACCGCGTTTTTCGTCGGTTCGGAATTTGCTGTCGTTAAAGTCCGGATGTCACGTCTCGACCAGATGGTGCAAGAAGGAAAAAAGGGAGCAGTACTTGCGAAGAAGGTCGCAGGAGATCTCGATTATTACTTGTCGGCCTGTCAGCTCGGTATCACGATCACTGCACTTGGTCTGGGTGCACTCGGGAAACCGACCGTCGAGAAATTGTTGACACCGGTCTTTGATGAACTTGGTGTCGCCGTTGCGCTGTCAACGATTCTCTCATACAGTATCGCTTTCATCTTCGTGACGTTTCTCCACGTCGTCATCGGAGAACTTGCACCGAAGACACTCGCGATCCAGTATGCGGAACGGATGACGTTACTGCTAGCTCCTTCACTCTATGTATTCGGAAAAGTCATGTATCCGTTCATCTGGATCATGAACGGTTCGGCCCGTGTCCTCTTGCGGATGTTCGGTGTGAAACCTGCCGGTCACGAACAAGCCCATTCCGAAGAAGAGTTGAAGATCATCATGGCACAAAGTTTTCAAAGTGGTGAGATCAATCAATCGGAACTCGCCTTGATGCAAAACGTCTTTGCGTTTGATGAGCGTGTCACACGCGACATCATGGTGCCACGGATGAACATGATGGTCATTTCGGACGAGATGAGTTGGGAAAATCTATTACAGACGATGTCTGACAATCCGTATACACGTTACCCGGTCAGTGAAGGAACGGATAAGGACCGGATTAGTGGTTATATCAACGTCAAGGAAGTGCTCGCCCATCACGCGGTACAAGACGAACGAGAACTTGCCTCGTTCCTTAAACCGTTGCCGGTCGTTTCGGAATTGACACCGCTGCAAGAAACACTCTTGAAGATGAAGCAGACACGGTCACACATCGCTCTCGTCATCGACGAGTATGGTGGGACATCCGGTTTGATCACGATGGAGGATATTTTGGAGGAAATCGTCGGTGATATCCGTGATGAATTCGATGAAGCGGAGCAAGCCGAAATCGAACAGTTACCGGACGGCTCGTACCGCTTAGCGGGTACTGTCCTATTAGTTGAAATTGAAGAACGATTTGGTCTTCGGTTCACTGAAGCAGAGGCGGTCGACACGATCGGTGGATATATCCAATCACGGACGGCTGCTTTTGAAGAGGGAACGATCGTCACAGATGAGGCGTTTACGCTTGAAATCTTGCGTTCTGCCCAATATCAGATTCAGGATGTCAAGTTGACCTTGCCGTCAAGCTAA
- a CDS encoding globin-coupled sensor protein: MKWFAKSASPSFDARIEGERAHVVLNVPTSLHEQLRLIGLEAVDLQIVRVIREDVSRWMPSMVDAFYEELVRVPSLRHLIEQHSTLERLKGTLARHILQMFDGQVTMDYIEARRRIAERHVQIGLHNKWYIAAFQKVWNVLSEQIDGSDWPEVERVRIMRAAGKLFNLEQQIVMTMYEDQIDEERQAIATAKRHVGDGVQKSTEELAAMSEESSANFQEIERHAKHVSTTTDAISIQLTEAVSEAEAGVVLVEEETRRFEHVVADLSRTTEQVAELSRLSQEIERIAGMVTTISDQTNLLSLNASIEAARAGEMGRGFTVVAQEIRKLAEESKQSAAETSRIAQEITQKMLVVSERMGTTETAVVRTTTEMQQVVRAFSRISEQTDAVSRQIHELSTDTKDVAGTIEGMRKIAEAIAETADDLQEVAATL, from the coding sequence ATGAAATGGTTCGCGAAATCAGCATCACCGTCCTTCGATGCGCGCATCGAAGGCGAACGCGCTCATGTCGTGTTGAATGTTCCGACATCCTTACATGAACAATTACGTTTAATCGGTCTAGAAGCAGTCGATTTACAAATTGTCCGGGTCATCCGCGAAGATGTATCCCGTTGGATGCCGAGCATGGTCGACGCGTTCTACGAGGAGCTGGTTCGTGTTCCGTCACTCCGGCATTTGATTGAACAGCATTCGACGCTCGAACGATTGAAAGGCACTCTCGCTCGGCACATCCTACAAATGTTCGATGGTCAGGTGACGATGGACTACATCGAAGCCCGGCGCCGGATCGCTGAACGGCATGTTCAAATCGGGCTGCATAATAAATGGTATATCGCCGCCTTCCAAAAAGTCTGGAACGTCCTCAGTGAACAGATTGACGGCAGTGATTGGCCGGAAGTAGAACGTGTCCGGATCATGCGGGCAGCGGGGAAACTCTTCAACCTCGAGCAACAGATCGTCATGACGATGTATGAGGATCAAATCGATGAGGAACGCCAAGCGATCGCGACAGCCAAACGGCACGTCGGAGATGGCGTTCAAAAATCAACGGAAGAACTTGCTGCGATGAGTGAAGAGTCGTCAGCGAACTTCCAAGAGATTGAACGGCACGCCAAACACGTCTCGACGACGACAGACGCAATTTCAATCCAGTTGACGGAAGCGGTCAGTGAAGCAGAAGCAGGTGTCGTCCTCGTCGAAGAGGAGACACGTCGCTTTGAACATGTCGTTGCAGATTTATCACGGACGACCGAACAAGTCGCTGAACTGTCTCGTCTGTCGCAGGAAATCGAGCGAATCGCTGGGATGGTGACGACTATTTCTGATCAGACGAACCTTCTCAGCTTGAACGCCTCGATCGAAGCGGCGCGTGCCGGGGAGATGGGGCGCGGATTTACCGTCGTGGCGCAAGAAATTCGGAAACTCGCTGAAGAGAGTAAACAGTCGGCAGCCGAGACGTCGCGGATCGCCCAAGAAATCACGCAAAAGATGCTCGTCGTCTCAGAGCGGATGGGAACGACGGAGACGGCGGTTGTCCGAACGACGACGGAGATGCAACAAGTCGTCCGTGCCTTCTCACGGATTTCGGAACAGACGGATGCGGTCTCGCGGCAAATTCATGAACTATCGACCGATACGAAGGATGTCGCAGGAACGATCGAAGGTATGCGTAAGATTGCAGAAGCGATTGCTGAGACAGCGGATGACTTACAAGAAGTCGCAGCAACCTTATAA
- a CDS encoding serine/threonine protein kinase yields the protein MTPLKTDAELAQLIQLKETGFVCTIEHLPSELDLIGTGRSAFVFRIRGTDRVIKKFYPSFRSLADLEGSIYAQLTDFPTYAQVYEYGADYIVLEYIEGQTLFECLVSGTFIPESVLTTVDTALAQARSVGLNPSDIHLRNIFLTATGTRIIDVARFRQTEPCTQWDDLKKAYHYVYAKPFFPKKLSETFLNTIADVYKGRLFESIRKTG from the coding sequence GTGACACCATTGAAAACTGACGCTGAGTTAGCGCAATTGATCCAATTGAAAGAAACAGGCTTCGTTTGTACGATCGAGCATCTTCCGAGTGAACTTGACTTAATCGGGACAGGACGAAGTGCGTTCGTCTTTCGTATCCGCGGCACGGATCGCGTCATCAAGAAATTTTACCCGTCGTTTCGATCGCTCGCCGATCTCGAAGGGAGCATCTACGCACAGCTGACTGATTTTCCGACGTATGCGCAAGTCTACGAATACGGTGCCGATTATATCGTGCTTGAATACATTGAAGGTCAAACGTTATTCGAATGTCTCGTCAGCGGGACGTTCATCCCGGAATCCGTCTTAACGACAGTCGATACGGCTTTAGCACAAGCACGATCCGTCGGTTTGAACCCATCAGACATCCATTTACGCAATATTTTTTTGACCGCTACCGGAACACGGATCATCGACGTCGCTCGGTTCCGTCAAACGGAGCCGTGTACACAATGGGATGATTTGAAGAAGGCGTATCATTATGTATATGCAAAACCGTTCTTCCCGAAAAAGTTGAGCGAGACGTTCCTCAATACGATTGCCGACGTCTATAAGGGACGGTTGTTCGAATCGATCCGAAAGACCGGTTAA
- a CDS encoding carboxypeptidase M32, with protein MSTTQQWRDHFDGLRAYEEAVALLYWDMRTYMPDQGAANRSASIGFLSTESFRRRTGETYQQLLAAMEQETLTGIEAISFAKAKEAFDRDSKIPEAEYQTFITLISEAESVWEKAKDANDWSMFEPFLEKIVAMERQFVEYWGYDAHPYDALLHDYEPGMTVATLDPLFAELRQAIIGLLGQLEGKDFPTLDWSADRETQIALNQEWLRDIGYDFTSGRLDETVHPFQTTINRKDARITTKYDENDYRNSVFGTMHEAGHATYEQGIEPELDSLGLGDGASMGIHESQSLFFENFIGRNQGFLEARYHGLQQAIPSLADVPFERFYAAVNEVKPSLIRIEADELTYALHIIIRYELEKRLMTKELEVKDLPQEWNRLYKEYLGVDVPSDAKGVLQDVHWSGGSFGYFPSYALGLVYAAQLNEALRRDVDNVDGLIAAGTLAPIKGWLKENIHRHGKSKTPAELIEAATGQSISVAPLVNYLTKKYTRVVEAL; from the coding sequence ATGTCAACGACACAACAATGGCGCGACCATTTCGATGGTCTTCGCGCATACGAAGAAGCCGTCGCATTACTTTACTGGGATATGCGGACATACATGCCGGATCAAGGCGCAGCAAACCGTTCCGCGTCGATCGGATTCCTCTCGACGGAGAGCTTCCGCCGCCGGACGGGGGAAACGTATCAACAATTACTGGCCGCGATGGAGCAAGAGACGCTGACGGGTATCGAAGCGATCTCGTTTGCGAAAGCAAAAGAAGCATTCGATCGCGACTCGAAGATTCCAGAAGCCGAGTACCAAACGTTCATCACGTTGATCTCTGAAGCAGAGAGCGTCTGGGAAAAGGCGAAGGACGCGAACGATTGGTCGATGTTCGAACCGTTCCTTGAAAAAATCGTCGCGATGGAGCGCCAGTTCGTCGAATACTGGGGCTATGATGCACATCCATATGACGCACTGCTCCATGACTATGAGCCAGGGATGACGGTCGCAACACTTGATCCATTGTTTGCAGAACTCCGCCAAGCAATCATCGGTTTGCTCGGTCAGCTCGAAGGAAAAGACTTCCCGACGCTTGATTGGTCAGCGGATCGCGAGACACAGATCGCCTTGAACCAAGAGTGGCTCCGCGATATCGGCTATGACTTCACGTCCGGTCGCTTGGATGAGACGGTCCATCCGTTCCAGACGACAATCAACCGCAAGGATGCGCGGATCACGACGAAATATGATGAGAATGACTACCGGAACTCCGTCTTCGGCACGATGCATGAAGCTGGTCACGCGACGTATGAGCAAGGAATCGAACCAGAACTCGATTCACTCGGTCTCGGTGACGGTGCTTCGATGGGGATTCACGAATCACAATCACTGTTCTTCGAAAACTTCATCGGGCGTAACCAAGGCTTCCTCGAAGCTCGTTATCATGGCTTACAACAAGCAATCCCGTCGCTGGCTGACGTTCCGTTCGAACGCTTCTATGCAGCGGTCAATGAAGTCAAGCCGTCACTGATTCGGATTGAAGCCGATGAATTAACGTATGCCCTTCATATCATCATCCGCTATGAACTGGAAAAACGCCTGATGACGAAAGAACTCGAAGTCAAGGATCTCCCGCAGGAATGGAACCGTCTCTATAAAGAGTATCTCGGTGTCGATGTGCCGAGCGACGCAAAAGGGGTCTTACAAGACGTCCATTGGTCAGGTGGCTCGTTCGGTTATTTCCCAAGTTACGCCCTCGGTCTTGTCTATGCGGCACAGCTGAACGAAGCACTTCGTCGTGACGTCGACAACGTCGATGGTCTGATCGCAGCGGGTACACTTGCCCCGATCAAAGGCTGGTTGAAAGAAAACATTCACCGTCACGGGAAATCGAAGACACCGGCTGAACTGATCGAAGCAGCAACGGGTCAATCGATCTCGGTTGCACCACTCGTCAACTACTTGACGAAGAAATACACGCGTGTCGTCGAGGCACTCTGA
- a CDS encoding glycerophosphodiester phosphodiesterase, which produces MLWFAHRGVSDRFPENTLEAIAAAIEDNVDGVEFDVHFSKDGVGVIIHDETVNRTTNGKGRVIDMTVAELQALDAGARFKGEPIKTKIPTLDEVLAILAPVTLRLNIELKTDTIRYDGLEAYVLERCAAHGIATDRLLFSSFNHYSVALIRKLDPSVETAILYPYPIYHPEEQALRIGATGIHPDYRRVTEADVAFAHAQDVTVRVYTPKTLEDVRQMQRIGVDAVIVNDPKGMRDTLEG; this is translated from the coding sequence ATGTTGTGGTTCGCACACCGCGGCGTCAGTGACCGTTTTCCCGAGAACACGCTTGAAGCTATCGCTGCTGCGATCGAAGATAACGTCGATGGGGTCGAATTCGATGTCCATTTCTCAAAGGACGGTGTCGGTGTCATCATTCACGATGAGACCGTCAACCGGACGACGAACGGGAAGGGGCGCGTCATCGACATGACGGTTGCCGAACTGCAGGCGCTGGATGCTGGAGCACGATTCAAAGGGGAACCGATCAAGACGAAGATTCCGACGCTTGACGAAGTCCTCGCAATCCTTGCACCAGTGACCCTGCGGCTCAACATCGAGCTGAAGACGGATACGATCCGCTATGACGGGCTTGAAGCGTATGTCCTTGAACGCTGTGCAGCGCACGGCATCGCGACCGACCGATTGTTATTCAGTTCGTTCAACCATTATTCGGTTGCCTTGATCCGGAAGCTCGACCCAAGCGTTGAGACGGCGATTCTCTATCCGTATCCAATCTATCATCCGGAAGAACAAGCCCTCCGAATTGGTGCGACCGGTATTCATCCCGATTATCGACGGGTGACGGAAGCGGACGTCGCGTTCGCTCACGCGCAAGATGTCACGGTCCGGGTTTATACTCCGAAGACGCTCGAGGATGTCCGGCAGATGCAGCGGATCGGCGTCGACGCCGTCATCGTCAATGATCCAAAAGGGATGCGCGACACACTTGAAGGATGA
- a CDS encoding guanylate kinase, whose protein sequence is MSGKIILLIGGSGSGKSSLIKRLRTEYAHVRFIPSVTTRPKRPTEIDGASYHFVDVKTFQQLIQDDGFIEYAHVHRAWYGTPRQAYVDVLEQDQIVIKDIDPKGAANFKRLFGDQVITIFVSVPPDLMKERLLMRGDTPEFEARLVDYEEAWKDRDHYDYMIENIDFETAYADLLEIIAGYIPQA, encoded by the coding sequence ATGTCAGGTAAAATCATTCTCTTGATTGGTGGATCGGGCAGCGGAAAGTCCTCCCTGATCAAACGTCTGCGAACGGAATACGCGCACGTCCGGTTCATCCCGTCGGTGACGACCCGACCGAAACGACCGACGGAGATTGATGGAGCAAGCTATCATTTCGTCGACGTCAAGACGTTCCAACAATTGATCCAAGACGACGGCTTCATCGAATACGCCCACGTCCACCGGGCGTGGTACGGGACACCGCGTCAAGCGTATGTCGATGTCCTCGAACAGGATCAAATCGTCATCAAGGACATTGATCCGAAAGGGGCGGCGAACTTCAAGCGTTTGTTTGGCGATCAGGTGATCACGATTTTCGTCTCGGTCCCACCCGACTTGATGAAGGAACGACTGTTGATGCGCGGGGATACACCGGAGTTTGAAGCGCGACTCGTCGATTACGAGGAAGCGTGGAAAGACCGCGATCATTATGATTATATGATTGAAAACATCGATTTTGAGACAGCGTATGCCGATCTGCTTGAGATCATTGCTGGCTACATTCCACAGGCATGA
- a CDS encoding aminoglycoside phosphotransferase family protein — protein sequence MSERQLSGRSRQAVWSVKTATAHYIVKVVTDPSSRQFEREAALAIPKQAGLSHALPLATGRTATTAYGIYPYLPGKTVRSVLEESPEFAPQLGQEIGQALRRIHDVTAPSEMMSWSERCQAKHDRYRAAIDGLLEPTWIERLDRFISERIPLLQTRPNRLQHDDVHLDNLLVEDGHLSAFLDYGNHDYGDPWHDFVKCGLFQVERSPVFARNMIEGYFENGVPSDFFSVYSLYMAMVVFSALVWAKRFDLDGIEAMQRRVQRIIRDHDGFQREVPLWYKG from the coding sequence GTGAGCGAAAGACAGTTATCTGGTCGATCGCGCCAAGCCGTCTGGTCCGTCAAGACGGCAACAGCGCACTACATCGTCAAGGTCGTGACGGATCCGTCTAGTCGTCAATTTGAACGAGAAGCCGCTTTAGCGATTCCAAAACAAGCGGGATTGTCTCATGCCTTACCGCTAGCGACCGGACGGACCGCAACGACCGCTTACGGCATCTATCCGTACCTACCCGGAAAAACCGTTCGAAGCGTGCTCGAGGAGTCACCGGAATTTGCGCCTCAGCTTGGTCAGGAGATAGGGCAAGCGTTGAGACGCATTCATGACGTCACCGCACCGAGCGAAATGATGTCTTGGAGCGAACGTTGCCAGGCGAAACATGACCGCTATCGCGCAGCGATTGACGGGTTGCTTGAGCCAACGTGGATCGAGCGTCTTGATCGATTCATTAGCGAGCGGATTCCGTTACTTCAGACACGTCCAAACCGGTTGCAACATGACGACGTTCATCTCGATAATCTACTTGTCGAGGATGGACATCTCTCCGCTTTCCTTGATTACGGGAACCATGATTACGGCGATCCGTGGCATGATTTCGTCAAATGTGGGCTGTTTCAGGTCGAGAGGAGTCCGGTGTTTGCCCGTAATATGATTGAAGGGTATTTCGAGAACGGAGTACCGTCCGACTTTTTTAGTGTCTACAGTCTCTACATGGCGATGGTCGTCTTCTCGGCTCTCGTCTGGGCAAAGCGGTTCGATTTAGACGGAATAGAAGCGATGCAACGACGTGTCCAGCGGATCATCCGAGATCACGATGGATTCCAGCGTGAGGTGCCGCTTTGGTATAAAGGGTAA
- a CDS encoding tetratricopeptide repeat protein, which translates to MFDFESVQQLRQTGQYEAAKAVVRQYVETAPNDPTVLYQMAWCHDSLGEEQAAVPYYEQALALGLTGEDRLQAYIGLGSTYRVIGQFEVSSDVFHRALREFPDAHALQAFLAMTEYNLGQADQAVGRLLKSLATTSSDTSIQTFDRALRYYADHLDEIVKE; encoded by the coding sequence ATGTTTGATTTCGAATCGGTGCAACAGTTACGACAGACGGGGCAATATGAAGCAGCGAAGGCTGTCGTTCGTCAGTATGTCGAGACGGCACCTAACGACCCGACCGTTCTCTATCAGATGGCGTGGTGTCATGATAGTCTCGGTGAGGAGCAGGCTGCTGTTCCCTATTACGAACAAGCCCTAGCGCTCGGTCTTACTGGCGAAGACCGCTTGCAGGCATATATCGGGCTAGGCAGTACATATCGTGTCATCGGTCAGTTCGAAGTTTCGTCAGACGTGTTTCATCGTGCGCTCCGTGAGTTTCCGGACGCCCATGCTCTGCAAGCCTTCCTCGCGATGACGGAGTACAATCTGGGTCAAGCCGATCAGGCGGTCGGTCGGTTGCTGAAGAGTCTTGCTACGACGTCGTCAGACACATCGATCCAGACATTTGACCGGGCACTCCGTTATTATGCCGATCATTTGGACGAGATCGTCAAAGAATGA
- a CDS encoding MarR family winged helix-turn-helix transcriptional regulator, whose amino-acid sequence MATTLEVAQRDRLIVDTEKGLRMNYRAIKKDVRSMFTTYLTRNEFFILKSLCANSPQIASALSQEFQFSASMITALADELTKKELISRERSELDRRVVELRATPKGIELYEKLESMKMDYLADVFEDFSDQELELFRTLLTKLEKTI is encoded by the coding sequence ATGGCAACTACACTAGAAGTAGCACAACGCGATCGATTGATCGTTGATACGGAAAAAGGATTACGGATGAACTACCGCGCAATCAAAAAGGACGTGCGCAGCATGTTCACGACGTACTTGACGCGTAACGAGTTTTTCATCTTAAAATCACTTTGTGCGAACAGTCCGCAAATCGCCTCTGCCCTCTCGCAAGAGTTCCAATTCTCAGCGAGCATGATCACGGCGTTAGCAGACGAATTGACGAAAAAAGAGTTGATCTCGCGCGAGCGAAGCGAACTCGATCGTCGTGTCGTCGAACTCCGCGCCACTCCAAAAGGCATCGAGCTCTATGAAAAACTCGAATCTATGAAGATGGATTACCTCGCAGACGTCTTCGAGGACTTCTCGGATCAGGAACTCGAACTGTTCCGGACGCTCTTGACGAAGCTTGAAAAAACAATCTAA